The Paenibacillus sophorae genome has a segment encoding these proteins:
- a CDS encoding YheC/YheD family protein, translated as MSKLKIPVHTVHSGILQENAVMLGDRLIKKLKIPAHGPVHLAFGSFRQEVTVIPAPKSDSLRVSEGLARKTGWRARNVLNASYNTGSRILRLGPLIGVLVSREHPEHPERVFGPITLFCRELTNACRAQGAFVYFFTPEALESTGSAISGWVYDEGWKRSKLPVADVINNRLTTRKAENKPSVQHFLAEVKSRYGTHFFNEKFLDKTEVFEALRHDPALQRYLPESHSLSGLAILKKMCGHYPVVFLKPVRGSLGKGILRISREEGGGYRLQSTTPLGTRKQSYPSLAKLYQAVAPKMKTTRFQIQQGLPLMEIGRRPVDFRALVQKNGTGKWHVTSIVARTAGNNHFVSNLARGGSLSTVREAVGKSSIPPAAKESANLQLPRAALAIAKGIEAHIPAHFGELGIDLGMDHSGRIWLLEVNSKPSKNDNTPLHETKIRPSVKQMIQYCRYLAGL; from the coding sequence ATGTCAAAGCTAAAGATCCCGGTCCATACGGTGCACTCGGGCATTCTGCAGGAGAACGCTGTTATGCTCGGCGACCGGCTCATCAAAAAACTTAAAATCCCCGCGCACGGACCGGTCCATCTGGCCTTCGGTTCTTTCCGTCAGGAGGTCACTGTCATTCCGGCTCCTAAATCCGACAGCCTTCGCGTCAGCGAAGGCTTGGCGCGAAAGACCGGGTGGAGGGCCCGGAATGTTCTGAACGCCTCCTACAATACCGGAAGCCGGATCCTCCGGCTCGGGCCGCTGATCGGTGTGCTCGTCAGCCGGGAGCATCCCGAGCATCCCGAGAGGGTGTTCGGTCCGATCACCCTGTTCTGCCGTGAATTGACGAACGCCTGCCGTGCGCAGGGAGCTTTTGTCTATTTCTTTACGCCTGAAGCGCTGGAAAGCACCGGTTCCGCTATTTCGGGCTGGGTATATGACGAGGGCTGGAAAAGATCGAAGCTGCCCGTCGCCGACGTCATCAATAACAGGCTTACGACGCGTAAAGCGGAGAATAAACCTAGCGTACAGCATTTTTTGGCGGAAGTAAAATCACGGTACGGCACTCATTTCTTCAATGAAAAATTCCTCGACAAGACTGAGGTGTTCGAAGCTCTGCGGCATGATCCCGCCCTCCAGCGGTACTTGCCGGAGTCCCACTCGCTCAGCGGGCTGGCGATCCTCAAGAAAATGTGCGGGCATTACCCCGTCGTGTTCCTCAAGCCCGTCCGCGGCAGTCTCGGCAAAGGCATTCTGCGGATTTCCCGTGAAGAAGGCGGCGGCTACAGGCTGCAGTCCACGACCCCGCTGGGTACCCGCAAGCAGAGCTATCCGAGTCTTGCCAAATTGTATCAGGCCGTCGCTCCAAAGATGAAGACCACCCGCTTTCAGATCCAGCAGGGCCTGCCGCTGATGGAAATCGGACGCAGGCCGGTCGATTTCCGCGCGCTTGTGCAAAAGAACGGCACCGGAAAATGGCATGTCACCTCGATTGTCGCCCGTACCGCAGGAAACAATCACTTCGTTTCGAATCTGGCTCGGGGCGGCAGCCTCAGCACCGTCCGTGAGGCGGTTGGCAAAAGCTCTATTCCACCCGCCGCCAAGGAAAGCGCAAATCTTCAGCTGCCCCGGGCGGCGCTGGCCATAGCCAAAGGAATTGAGGCCCATATTCCCGCCCATTTCGGCGAACTGGGCATCGATCTCGGAATGGATCATTCTGGACGAATCTGGCTGCTGGAAGTCAATTCCAAACCATCTAAGAACGACAACACTCCGCTGCACGAAACAAAAATCAGGCCATCCGTCAAACAGATGATCCAATACTGCCGCTACCTCGCCGGCTTATAA
- a CDS encoding polysaccharide pyruvyl transferase family protein, giving the protein MKRIMIHAYTKLNLGDDLFIKVLCERYPDTRFILPARKEYKQCLASLPNLTVYPIESIWVRGIRKLLKKLDNADFQKMLLKRLAGRCDGVVQIGGSMYMQGEGWKKDYSWKLDVFDTKKPFYVLGANFGPYKDDLFYEKYRELFSTYADICFRDQYSHELYKDLGNVRLAPDIIFQHPQQGNPGSGKHIVISVIKPSARDNLKDLDSMYYNKIKDIAVAFIEEGHEVKLMSFCEYEGDEEAVQTILSLIPQPYADHASLYFYKTNLEEAVGILSSSSMIVATRFHAMILGWVFGKPVFPIAYSEKTINVMNDAHFTGAYADLKSMESLEPELVVRSFDTNRLNVSVLARQAESHFEKLDNYLGKSKNAEEAAAITPAVFARRGHES; this is encoded by the coding sequence ATGAAAAGAATCATGATTCACGCGTACACGAAATTAAATCTGGGCGATGATCTCTTTATAAAGGTGCTCTGCGAGAGATATCCGGACACCCGCTTTATTCTCCCCGCCCGGAAGGAGTACAAGCAGTGCCTGGCCTCGCTGCCCAACCTTACCGTGTACCCGATCGAATCCATTTGGGTTCGCGGCATCAGAAAGCTTCTAAAGAAATTGGATAATGCCGATTTTCAAAAAATGCTTCTGAAGAGGCTTGCCGGACGCTGTGACGGAGTCGTTCAGATCGGCGGTTCCATGTATATGCAGGGTGAAGGATGGAAAAAGGACTATTCATGGAAGCTGGATGTTTTTGACACTAAAAAACCGTTCTACGTCCTTGGAGCCAATTTTGGCCCTTATAAGGATGACTTGTTTTACGAAAAGTACAGAGAGTTGTTCTCCACATATGCCGATATCTGCTTCCGGGACCAATATTCTCACGAGCTGTATAAGGATCTGGGCAATGTGAGACTGGCGCCGGATATAATCTTTCAGCATCCGCAGCAAGGCAATCCGGGGAGCGGGAAGCATATCGTCATTTCCGTAATCAAACCCTCGGCACGCGACAATCTTAAAGATCTGGACTCCATGTACTACAACAAAATAAAAGATATCGCCGTTGCCTTTATTGAGGAAGGGCATGAGGTGAAGCTGATGTCATTTTGCGAATATGAAGGGGACGAGGAGGCGGTCCAAACCATCCTTTCCTTAATTCCGCAGCCGTATGCCGATCACGCTTCCCTGTATTTTTACAAAACGAATCTGGAAGAAGCCGTTGGGATATTATCCTCCTCCAGTATGATCGTCGCAACACGTTTTCATGCCATGATTCTCGGCTGGGTGTTCGGCAAACCCGTGTTTCCAATAGCCTACAGCGAGAAGACCATCAATGTCATGAACGACGCACATTTTACGGGAGCCTATGCCGATCTAAAATCAATGGAATCGCTGGAGCCTGAATTGGTCGTCCGCAGCTTTGACACGAACCGGCTGAACGTTTCCGTTCTCGCCAGACAGGCTGAGAGCCATTTTGAAAAATTAGATAACTATCTGGGAAAAAGCAAAAATGCAGAAGAAGCGGCGGCTATAACCCCGGCCGTTTTTGCAAGGAGGGGCCATGAAAGCTAA
- a CDS encoding DRTGG domain-containing protein — translation MENQGDAVTKHEQLLQHIENLKVGAKISVRKLAREMAVSEGTAYRAVKEAENLGIVITKERIGTVRVEKKPRGISEQLTFGDVVDIVEGHVLGGANGLDKPLHKYVIGAMKIDAMIRYIDADSLLIVGNRDDVHSLALEQGAGVLVTGGFGTSREVKDLADKLDLPVISSRHDTFTVAYMINRAIFDRLIKKKIMLVEDIVDRKPRINTLKISSTAGELLRLSKESGEQRFPVTDEWNRVIGIIGRRDVEDLPEDQTIEKMMVRGPITAGLQTSLASAAQIMMWEGIDFLPIIDRNRKLVGSLTRKEVLQSLRDVRNQPQLGETFDHLIWNGFAEERSEEGKLFFHGFITPQMATDLGTISEGVISTLMMHSAFKAAKDITGSDHVLDNMSTYFVRPVQIEDSVIVRPRLLESSRRTCKLEIEITHHDTLVAKSVLMLQSIDHG, via the coding sequence CTGGAAAATCAAGGCGATGCAGTCACTAAGCACGAACAACTGCTGCAGCATATTGAAAACTTAAAGGTGGGTGCTAAAATCTCGGTCCGCAAGCTGGCAAGGGAAATGGCTGTCAGCGAGGGAACGGCATACCGGGCGGTCAAGGAAGCGGAGAACTTGGGGATTGTCATTACCAAGGAGCGTATTGGAACCGTCCGGGTGGAAAAGAAGCCCCGGGGCATCTCAGAGCAGCTTACGTTCGGCGATGTGGTTGACATTGTCGAGGGGCATGTGCTCGGAGGCGCGAACGGACTGGACAAGCCTCTGCATAAATATGTAATCGGCGCGATGAAGATCGACGCCATGATCCGCTATATTGACGCGGACAGCCTGCTGATCGTCGGCAACCGCGACGATGTGCATTCGCTGGCGCTGGAGCAGGGCGCCGGGGTGCTTGTGACCGGCGGCTTTGGAACTAGCCGTGAGGTCAAGGATTTGGCGGACAAGCTCGATCTTCCGGTCATCTCTTCTCGCCACGATACCTTTACCGTGGCCTATATGATCAACCGCGCGATTTTTGACAGATTGATCAAGAAAAAGATTATGCTTGTCGAGGATATTGTCGACCGCAAGCCGCGGATCAACACGTTGAAAATATCCAGTACGGCCGGCGAGCTGCTCCGGCTCTCCAAGGAGAGCGGGGAACAGCGGTTTCCCGTCACAGATGAATGGAACCGCGTCATCGGCATCATCGGCCGGCGTGATGTGGAGGATCTGCCTGAGGACCAAACCATCGAGAAGATGATGGTCCGCGGTCCGATAACGGCGGGCCTGCAGACATCGCTTGCCTCGGCGGCCCAGATCATGATGTGGGAGGGCATTGATTTCCTGCCCATTATTGACCGCAACCGCAAGCTGGTCGGCTCGCTTACCCGCAAAGAAGTGCTCCAGAGCCTGAGGGATGTGCGCAATCAGCCGCAGCTCGGGGAGACCTTCGACCATCTCATATGGAACGGGTTCGCCGAGGAGCGAAGCGAGGAGGGCAAGCTGTTCTTCCACGGCTTTATTACCCCGCAGATGGCGACGGATTTAGGTACGATCTCCGAAGGCGTCATTTCGACACTGATGATGCATTCGGCATTCAAGGCGGCCAAGGATATAACCGGGAGCGATCATGTGCTCGACAATATGTCCACCTATTTTGTGCGGCCAGTCCAGATTGAGGACTCCGTTATCGTCAGGCCCAGGCTGCTCGAAAGCAGCCGACGGACCTGCAAGCTGGAAATCGAGATCACCCACCATGACACCCTGGTCGCCAAATCCGTTCTGATGCTGCAGTCGATCGATCATGGATAG
- a CDS encoding YheC/YheD family protein, which produces MNIRTDDKPVIAILTTSDKTRLFRGNHKNFRDIIRTGRELGYLAYVVTVRDLKLESSTVTGYVPGPGKAWTAVQLPFPQIIYNRIPTREDEAKPAVARKIAECLEHPGIRLYNPYFFNKWSLFEWLKGSNATSRHVPATRRLRSARTLSSMLKTHTSLYLKPESGKAGKGIMRLKYYADGTLPYRLQIQSGKKNVTYKAASIERLWTRIGKERGGSLYIVQQAIELATCKGRPFDLRVLLQKNGRGGWAVTGIGARLAGSRSITTHVPRGGSVEDPSKMLEAMFGPERTASILKNLSSTALLIARQIERASGYTLGEMSMDLGADDKGGLWFFEANSRPMKFDEPDIRKLSLERIFYYSQHLARQTAIIP; this is translated from the coding sequence GTGAACATCCGGACAGACGACAAACCGGTCATCGCCATTCTGACGACCAGCGACAAGACCAGACTGTTCCGAGGCAACCATAAGAATTTTCGTGATATCATTCGTACCGGCAGAGAGCTCGGCTATCTCGCCTATGTAGTTACCGTCCGCGACCTGAAGCTGGAGAGCTCTACCGTTACCGGGTATGTTCCGGGTCCGGGCAAGGCGTGGACCGCTGTCCAGCTGCCTTTCCCGCAGATCATTTACAACCGCATCCCCACCCGTGAGGATGAAGCCAAACCCGCGGTCGCCCGTAAAATCGCCGAATGTCTGGAACACCCGGGCATTCGGCTGTACAATCCGTACTTTTTCAATAAATGGAGTCTGTTCGAATGGCTGAAAGGCTCTAACGCCACTTCCCGTCATGTGCCGGCTACGAGACGGCTGAGAAGCGCACGCACACTGTCTTCGATGCTGAAGACCCACACCAGCCTGTATCTCAAGCCGGAGAGCGGCAAAGCCGGAAAAGGGATCATGCGGCTTAAATACTACGCCGATGGCACTCTTCCATACCGCCTGCAAATCCAAAGCGGGAAAAAGAACGTAACGTACAAGGCAGCGTCGATAGAACGCCTATGGACCCGCATCGGGAAGGAACGCGGCGGCTCCCTTTATATTGTTCAGCAGGCGATTGAGCTTGCGACCTGTAAGGGGAGACCGTTCGATCTGCGCGTGCTTCTGCAAAAAAATGGCAGAGGCGGATGGGCGGTAACGGGCATCGGCGCAAGACTGGCGGGCTCCCGCAGCATTACGACCCATGTCCCGCGCGGCGGCAGCGTCGAAGACCCGTCCAAGATGCTGGAAGCGATGTTCGGCCCCGAACGGACCGCATCCATCCTGAAGAACCTCTCTTCCACCGCCCTGCTGATCGCACGGCAGATAGAGCGTGCTTCCGGCTATACGCTGGGCGAGATGTCCATGGATCTTGGAGCTGACGACAAAGGCGGACTCTGGTTCTTCGAAGCCAATTCCCGGCCCATGAAATTTGATGAACCGGACATCCGAAAGCTCTCGCTGGAACGAATCTTCTATTACAGCCAGCACCTGGCCCGCCAAACCGCAATCATCCCGTAA
- a CDS encoding lipopolysaccharide biosynthesis protein: MKAKRSILNLVFGLGSQLITIVLSIFIPRLIMVNYGSEANGLVSSVVQIIAYLALLEAGVGAASLQALYKPIAQNNRESINSILSATAMYYKKTGFYYLLSVIAISVIYPFAVKSELGMWQVMGIVLFNGLGGAINYYYQGKFRVYLLAEGKSYVDTSVVTIGNIINNLVRIVLLLQSVDIVLVQASYFAVTLLQMVAFHIYKKRHYKWLDFNKEPDLASINQKNFVLVHELSYMIFRNTDVLVLTFFTNLKIVSVYVMYNMIFTIIDNIVNTVNTSVRFALGHSYHEGRAKFIKLYDAYELYFMAFVFSLLTVAYILILPFITLYTSGVNDVDYVLYWIPILFVAQKLLINARSSANNVINIAGHFKNTLTRSLLESGINLAASLILVQFLGIYGVLLGTVAALLYRSTDIILYANRRLLERSPWITFRRWLTNIAVFAGIIYLNNLVDYSFDSYLSIILGAFVLGIIILPIYIAVASILEREVFMDSLRLFRGLGVKMRAKFVPGKVKVSG; the protein is encoded by the coding sequence ATGAAAGCTAAACGGAGCATTCTTAACCTCGTCTTCGGTTTGGGCAGCCAATTGATTACCATCGTGCTGAGCATTTTCATTCCCCGGCTGATCATGGTCAACTATGGGTCGGAGGCCAATGGTCTCGTGTCTTCCGTCGTCCAAATCATTGCCTACCTGGCACTGCTGGAAGCGGGAGTAGGTGCAGCTTCGCTCCAGGCACTGTACAAGCCGATCGCGCAAAATAACCGGGAAAGCATCAATTCCATCCTGTCCGCCACCGCCATGTATTACAAAAAAACGGGCTTTTATTATTTGCTCTCCGTCATCGCCATATCGGTGATTTATCCGTTCGCGGTGAAGTCGGAGCTTGGCATGTGGCAGGTCATGGGCATTGTCCTGTTCAACGGCCTGGGCGGCGCCATCAATTATTACTACCAGGGCAAATTCAGAGTGTATCTGCTGGCCGAAGGCAAAAGCTATGTGGATACCTCGGTCGTCACAATCGGGAATATCATCAACAACCTGGTGCGGATCGTGCTGCTGCTGCAAAGCGTGGATATCGTGCTTGTGCAGGCTTCCTATTTTGCCGTGACACTGCTTCAGATGGTTGCCTTCCATATCTACAAGAAACGCCATTATAAATGGCTGGATTTCAATAAGGAGCCGGACCTTGCATCCATCAACCAGAAAAATTTCGTGCTCGTCCACGAGCTGTCCTATATGATCTTCCGGAACACCGACGTGCTGGTTCTGACCTTTTTCACCAATCTGAAAATCGTCAGCGTCTATGTGATGTACAACATGATCTTTACCATCATCGACAACATTGTCAATACGGTCAATACCAGCGTCCGATTCGCTCTTGGGCACAGCTATCACGAAGGCCGGGCGAAATTCATCAAGCTGTACGACGCGTACGAGCTGTATTTCATGGCATTTGTCTTTTCGCTGCTGACCGTCGCTTATATTTTGATTCTGCCGTTTATCACCCTGTACACATCCGGCGTCAACGATGTCGATTATGTGCTCTACTGGATTCCGATCCTGTTCGTGGCGCAAAAGCTGCTGATCAACGCGCGTTCTTCCGCTAACAATGTCATCAACATCGCCGGACATTTCAAAAATACGCTGACCCGTTCGCTGCTTGAATCCGGAATCAATCTGGCCGCTTCGCTGATTCTGGTGCAGTTCCTGGGCATTTACGGCGTGCTGCTGGGCACGGTGGCCGCGCTGCTGTACCGCTCCACGGATATTATTTTGTACGCCAACCGGAGGCTGCTGGAGCGAAGCCCCTGGATCACATTCCGGAGATGGCTCACGAATATCGCCGTATTTGCCGGAATCATTTATCTGAACAATCTTGTAGACTATTCATTCGACTCCTATCTTTCGATAATTTTGGGGGCCTTCGTGCTTGGAATCATCATTCTGCCGATCTATATTGCCGTGGCGTCCATTCTGGAACGCGAGGTATTCATGGATAGTCTCCGTCTGTTTAGAGGTCTCGGCGTAAAAATGAGGGCCAAGTTTGTTCCCGGGAAAGTCAAGGTTAGCGGCTGA
- a CDS encoding YheC/YheD family protein has translation MGLTFCNVHFTKQPQRVVYVSGSLMKSLKLSGKKNIRLRLGKDAIPAMVKPIKRAGKHLYLASGVQNAIKVPKSGSVYLRNLQNDEVQLGPLVGVLSDGPSSSGQPFGSRTGFIKQLLRQGSNMCYIFAFMPRDINWQQERVYGYFLTENGKFERKMVPLPDVIYNRLPSRRAETSPAINQLRERFTRKKIPFFNWSFFNKSDIYRLLEGDSFASQYVPETHSSPEPDMIKDMLERHHFVYYKPSAGSLGHGIYRLTYLPKRGYFARYRRGGKNVLLRFSTFDSLMRQLRSRHGSSLHSYVVQQGIRLIEIDGCPIDFRFHMHKNGNNQWVVVGIGAKKAGRGSVTTHLKNGGSLLTPQQALGRVFGAKADEVLQRAKQTAIRLAEALEIQHRHLLGEIGFDLGIDQDEDIWMFEANAKPGRSIFRHPSLRAEGKASIEHILEHCLYLSKFRRRDDM, from the coding sequence ATGGGTCTCACATTTTGCAATGTCCATTTCACCAAGCAGCCCCAAAGGGTCGTATATGTCTCGGGGTCGCTGATGAAAAGCCTGAAGCTGTCCGGGAAGAAGAACATCCGGCTGCGGCTCGGCAAAGACGCCATTCCGGCGATGGTTAAGCCGATTAAGCGCGCCGGCAAGCATCTTTATCTGGCTTCGGGCGTCCAAAATGCTATCAAAGTGCCTAAATCGGGCAGCGTCTACTTACGCAACCTTCAGAACGACGAGGTTCAGCTTGGCCCGCTCGTTGGAGTCCTGTCTGATGGGCCGTCTTCATCGGGTCAGCCGTTCGGTTCCCGAACGGGTTTCATCAAGCAGCTGCTGCGCCAAGGCAGCAACATGTGCTATATATTCGCGTTCATGCCCCGTGACATTAATTGGCAGCAGGAGCGCGTGTATGGTTACTTTTTGACGGAAAACGGCAAGTTCGAGCGCAAGATGGTGCCTCTGCCCGATGTCATCTACAACCGGCTGCCCAGCAGGCGGGCGGAAACCTCCCCGGCGATCAATCAGCTTCGGGAACGGTTTACCCGCAAGAAAATCCCTTTTTTCAACTGGAGCTTTTTCAATAAATCCGATATCTACCGGCTGCTTGAAGGCGACAGCTTCGCCAGCCAATACGTACCCGAAACGCACAGCAGCCCAGAGCCCGACATGATTAAGGATATGCTTGAGCGCCATCATTTCGTCTATTACAAGCCTTCGGCCGGCAGTCTTGGGCACGGCATTTACCGTCTGACCTATCTGCCCAAACGCGGCTATTTCGCCCGTTACCGCCGGGGAGGCAAAAATGTGCTGCTGCGCTTCTCCACCTTCGACAGCCTGATGCGGCAACTGCGGTCCCGCCATGGGAGCAGCCTGCACAGCTACGTCGTTCAGCAGGGCATCCGTCTGATCGAAATCGACGGCTGCCCGATCGACTTCCGGTTCCATATGCACAAGAACGGCAATAACCAGTGGGTCGTAGTCGGGATCGGAGCGAAAAAAGCCGGACGCGGCAGCGTAACCACCCATCTGAAAAACGGCGGCTCCCTTCTTACGCCGCAGCAGGCGCTCGGCCGTGTATTCGGAGCCAAAGCCGACGAGGTGCTGCAGCGGGCGAAGCAGACGGCCATCCGGCTGGCGGAAGCACTGGAAATCCAGCACCGTCATCTGCTTGGCGAAATCGGCTTCGATCTCGGCATCGACCAGGATGAAGATATCTGGATGTTCGAGGCCAATGCCAAACCCGGGCGGTCCATCTTTCGCCATCCGTCCCTGCGCGCTGAAGGCAAGGCCTCCATCGAGCATATTCTGGAGCACTGCCTATACCTCAGCAAGTTCCGCAGGAGGGATGATATGTGA
- a CDS encoding YheC/YheD family protein yields the protein MSELGCLGLLNGGGGKDSPVAEPVFCSLLCRAAPKYGLRVIIFTPEGVSEDGRTVSGFIRTGEEWRAVTSAAPDIVYNRMFCRSPEERRRTSRALNALASSLAWSRGLPDKWKVHEILQQNRRASVLLPETKRYDGSRGLELMLAEREDGVFLKPRAGTHGRRTLHAAAWEAAPGGLLARGRDGQNREIIRGFEDRGRGLEWIDRFIGGQGFIMQPFLQLSGSGGQPFDVRVLMQKNGGGRWTLAGMAVRLGPRGSLTSNLHGGGTAVHPSSFLRKQYGGAAADILRELTLTAAFLPPLLEAGCGRLGELGLDFGIDTGGRIWLLEANSKPGRSAFMLTGDQDAARRSAENPLSYARYLLLTRRRSPCTAAGGYGLSGKLISMVPKEDS from the coding sequence GTGAGCGAACTAGGCTGTCTCGGCCTCCTAAACGGAGGGGGCGGAAAGGATTCACCGGTGGCCGAACCCGTCTTCTGCAGCCTGCTCTGCCGGGCCGCCCCTAAATACGGTCTGCGCGTTATCATATTCACGCCGGAAGGCGTGTCAGAGGATGGACGGACGGTGAGCGGGTTCATCCGGACCGGCGAAGAATGGCGCGCAGTCACATCGGCCGCGCCAGACATTGTGTATAACCGGATGTTCTGCCGGAGTCCGGAAGAAAGACGCCGCACCTCCCGGGCCCTCAACGCGCTGGCGAGCAGCCTGGCATGGTCGCGGGGGCTGCCGGACAAATGGAAGGTGCATGAAATATTGCAGCAAAACCGCAGAGCATCCGTACTGCTGCCCGAGACTAAACGGTATGACGGCAGCCGCGGCCTGGAGCTCATGCTCGCGGAAAGAGAAGACGGAGTCTTTTTGAAACCCCGGGCAGGCACACACGGAAGGCGTACCCTGCATGCTGCGGCCTGGGAAGCGGCGCCCGGAGGACTTCTTGCAAGAGGCCGGGACGGTCAGAACCGCGAGATTATCCGCGGCTTTGAGGACCGCGGCAGGGGGCTCGAATGGATTGACCGGTTTATCGGAGGCCAAGGCTTTATCATGCAGCCGTTCCTGCAATTGAGCGGCAGCGGAGGACAGCCGTTCGATGTCCGCGTGCTTATGCAGAAGAACGGCGGCGGACGCTGGACACTCGCCGGCATGGCGGTCCGCCTTGGCCCGCGCGGGTCGCTCACCTCGAACCTTCACGGCGGAGGAACCGCAGTGCATCCCTCCTCCTTTTTGCGGAAGCAATACGGCGGGGCGGCGGCGGACATTTTAAGAGAGCTTACGCTTACGGCCGCTTTCCTTCCGCCGCTGCTGGAAGCAGGTTGCGGGCGGCTCGGCGAGCTCGGGCTCGATTTCGGCATCGATACCGGCGGCCGGATCTGGCTGCTGGAGGCGAACTCCAAGCCGGGCCGCTCGGCCTTCATGCTGACTGGCGACCAAGACGCCGCCCGGCGCTCGGCCGAAAACCCGCTCTCTTACGCAAGGTACCTGCTGCTGACGCGGCGGCGATCTCCCTGCACCGCCGCAGGCGGGTACGGATTATCCGGAAAATTGATATCAATGGTGCCTAAGGAGGATTCTTAA
- a CDS encoding YlbF family regulator: protein MNIYDKAHELARAIKESGEVADITAALKLVEADPESSRMLNNFRSSQQELQERMMAGEMPAPEEMEKMEKLFEVLNLNLGIRRLFEAERRLSVVIEDVNKIISGSLEHLYGADV, encoded by the coding sequence ATGAACATCTATGATAAGGCACATGAATTGGCCCGGGCAATCAAGGAGAGCGGCGAGGTGGCGGACATTACCGCCGCGCTTAAGCTGGTGGAGGCCGACCCGGAGAGCAGCAGGATGCTGAACAATTTTCGCAGCAGCCAGCAGGAGCTTCAGGAACGGATGATGGCCGGTGAAATGCCGGCTCCGGAGGAGATGGAGAAGATGGAGAAGCTGTTCGAGGTGCTGAACCTGAACCTTGGCATCCGCCGCCTGTTCGAAGCGGAACGCCGGCTGAGCGTCGTCATCGAAGACGTGAACAAGATTATTTCCGGCAGCCTGGAGCATTTGTACGGAGCGGACGTCTAG
- a CDS encoding YheC/YheD family protein: MSEPVLGILTLYLNNAKQLEEKSIYRKMIMQGKRIGLDVFVFTPMDVDSGKQRINAMVFDPGTGKWSRKWRTFPDMIYDRCRIQRSERFQQLLRFRSRYNHLTFLNRPLRNKWTIHQTFSQKGRFRPHMPATLLYHSSSDLHQMLKTSPVIYIKPINGTGGRGILRIERLKETRGMFDIQGRRQNRRIIQPRRVSLPRLESIVRQWCIGGRFLIQQGIPLRLPSGRFHDYRMLVQKNSEGNWELTGIAGRVGAAKSVTSNLHGGGHAVKAETLLKEWLGSGEKASKAMQTAERLGLDAASFLEDSFGTLCELALDLAIDREGRVFVLEVNPKPAREVFSRAGERDTYRKALQQPLEYALWVYRTKLSPSSSKKTEE; this comes from the coding sequence GTGTCAGAGCCCGTTTTAGGCATTCTTACCCTGTATCTGAATAACGCCAAGCAACTTGAAGAGAAAAGCATATACCGCAAAATGATCATGCAGGGCAAACGGATCGGCCTTGATGTCTTCGTGTTCACACCGATGGATGTCGATAGCGGAAAGCAGCGGATTAATGCGATGGTATTCGATCCCGGAACGGGCAAATGGAGCCGCAAATGGCGGACCTTTCCCGACATGATCTACGACCGCTGCCGCATTCAGCGCAGCGAGCGGTTCCAGCAGCTGCTGCGCTTCCGCTCGCGTTACAATCATCTTACCTTCCTGAACCGTCCGCTGCGCAACAAATGGACGATTCATCAGACATTCTCGCAAAAAGGCCGGTTCCGGCCGCATATGCCGGCTACACTGCTGTACCATTCTTCCTCGGATCTGCACCAAATGCTTAAGACTAGCCCGGTAATTTATATCAAACCGATAAACGGCACCGGCGGACGAGGCATTCTACGCATCGAGCGGCTGAAAGAGACTCGCGGAATGTTCGATATCCAGGGCCGCCGCCAGAATCGCCGGATTATCCAGCCGCGCCGGGTATCGCTGCCACGACTCGAGTCCATCGTACGACAGTGGTGCATCGGCGGCCGTTTCCTTATCCAGCAGGGGATTCCGCTGCGACTTCCGAGCGGCCGGTTCCACGATTACCGGATGCTCGTTCAGAAGAACAGCGAAGGCAATTGGGAGCTGACCGGAATAGCGGGCCGTGTAGGGGCCGCTAAAAGCGTAACTTCCAATCTGCACGGCGGCGGGCATGCTGTAAAAGCGGAGACACTGCTCAAAGAGTGGCTGGGCAGCGGCGAAAAAGCGTCAAAAGCCATGCAAACGGCCGAACGGCTCGGACTGGATGCCGCTTCATTTCTGGAAGACAGCTTCGGCACTTTATGCGAGCTGGCGCTTGATCTGGCCATCGACCGGGAAGGCAGAGTCTTCGTGCTGGAGGTCAACCCTAAACCGGCCCGTGAGGTCTTCTCAAGGGCCGGCGAAAGGGACACCTACCGCAAAGCGCTTCAGCAGCCGCTGGAATATGCGCTTTGGGTGTACCGCACGAAGCTGTCTCCTTCATCCTCGAAGAAAACCGAGGAGTAA